In Alteracholeplasma palmae J233, a single genomic region encodes these proteins:
- a CDS encoding SDR family NAD(P)-dependent oxidoreductase: MHKKTILITGCTNGIGKELTYFLNQETYHILLIGRNKKLLTALKNELLEKNPNNQVDDYICDFTDLKEVEKTVSKIKEEHQIIDIIVHNAGALASKKGVVTNDKIPFTLAVNYYAPKIITEGLIENLLKSENPVIFHTTSLTVKNIHINDLEKINTYRRIKAYGTSKTCFYLYLEKLFYENNQLNVIMFDPRIVYTNAVKNMMPKGLKWLSFLSKIIARPATKVAYKANRVLKENENGFNHYKLEKKKAFELNLSNEHKTQIIQKLEEVKYL, encoded by the coding sequence ATGCATAAAAAAACAATCTTAATTACAGGCTGTACCAATGGAATAGGTAAAGAACTTACATATTTTTTAAATCAAGAAACTTATCATATTCTTCTAATTGGAAGAAATAAGAAATTACTTACAGCATTAAAAAATGAGTTATTAGAAAAAAATCCGAATAATCAAGTAGATGACTATATCTGCGATTTTACTGATTTAAAAGAAGTAGAAAAAACAGTTTCTAAAATAAAAGAAGAACATCAAATCATTGATATCATAGTTCATAATGCAGGTGCCCTTGCCAGTAAAAAAGGTGTAGTAACAAATGATAAAATCCCTTTTACTCTAGCAGTTAATTATTACGCTCCTAAGATTATCACAGAAGGGCTCATAGAAAATTTACTAAAGTCTGAAAATCCAGTTATTTTTCATACAACAAGTCTAACAGTTAAGAATATTCATATTAATGATTTAGAAAAAATTAATACATATAGAAGAATTAAAGCTTACGGAACAAGTAAAACATGTTTCTATTTATATTTAGAAAAACTATTTTATGAAAATAATCAACTTAATGTAATTATGTTTGATCCTAGAATTGTTTATACTAACGCTGTTAAAAACATGATGCCTAAAGGTTTAAAATGGTTAAGTTTTTTGTCTAAAATTATTGCAAGACCGGCAACTAAAGTTGCTTATAAAGCAAACAGGGTATTAAAAGAAAATGAAAATGGATTTAATCATTATAAACTAGAGAAGAAAAAAGCATTTGAACTCAATTTAAGTAACGAACATAAAACGCAGATTATCCAAAAATTAGAAGAAGTAAAGTACTTATAG
- a CDS encoding glycoside hydrolase family 88/105 protein, with the protein MKHLEHIQLYYKEIITSNPKEPIWNEGKLNPNWNYIDGCMLTALLFIYDVTKEKEIINYVIAFTDQYVLKDGTIKGYDPKNYSADDVSESRILFDLYEYTKDDKYLLAIKQTKTQLNSHPRTQTGIFWHNKNFLNQVWLDGLYMTHPFYARYNRLYQELDKNNDIIHQFSEVRRFLKAKNNLYYHGYDESKVVFWSDKETGLSSNFWLRSIGWHVAALVDTASYFEKKSDDFNLLGVYLKELIDAVLVYKDNKTNLFYQVVDKKDSVGNYLETSGSALISYSILKGVRLGLLDNAYEKIGISIFKGLLDYKIDFINHKLIVKDICLTASLGTTKSSNKDGSVESYVNEPIVENNPKGIAPLLMVYSEYLRLK; encoded by the coding sequence ATGAAACATTTAGAACATATTCAATTATATTATAAAGAAATTATTACTTCTAATCCCAAAGAACCTATTTGGAATGAAGGAAAATTAAACCCAAATTGGAACTATATTGATGGTTGTATGCTAACAGCACTTCTCTTTATCTACGATGTTACAAAAGAAAAAGAAATTATCAATTATGTTATAGCTTTTACGGATCAGTATGTCTTAAAAGACGGCACTATTAAAGGTTATGATCCAAAGAATTATAGTGCCGATGATGTCTCAGAAAGTAGAATTCTTTTCGACTTATACGAATATACAAAGGATGATAAATATCTTTTAGCTATTAAACAGACTAAAACTCAATTAAACTCTCATCCTAGAACTCAAACTGGCATATTTTGGCATAACAAGAATTTTTTAAATCAAGTATGGTTAGATGGATTATATATGACACATCCGTTTTACGCTAGATACAACCGTTTATATCAAGAGTTAGATAAAAATAATGATATTATCCATCAATTTAGTGAAGTAAGAAGATTTCTAAAGGCTAAAAATAACCTATATTATCATGGCTATGATGAATCTAAAGTGGTCTTTTGGTCTGATAAAGAAACTGGCCTATCAAGCAACTTCTGGCTTCGTTCTATAGGCTGGCACGTTGCTGCTTTAGTAGATACTGCCTCTTATTTTGAAAAAAAATCAGATGATTTCAATTTATTAGGAGTGTATTTAAAAGAACTTATCGATGCTGTTTTAGTATATAAAGATAATAAGACAAACTTATTTTATCAAGTTGTTGATAAGAAAGATAGCGTTGGTAATTACCTTGAAACAAGCGGTAGTGCTTTAATTTCATATAGTATTTTAAAAGGTGTTAGATTAGGACTACTAGATAACGCGTATGAAAAGATAGGAATTTCTATTTTTAAAGGGTTGCTAGATTATAAAATAGATTTTATTAATCACAAACTTATCGTAAAAGATATTTGTTTAACTGCCAGCTTAGGAACAACTAAATCATCTAATAAAGATGGGAGTGTTGAGTCTTATGTAAATGAACCCATTGTAGAAAATAACCCTAAAGGTATAGCACCTCTTTTGATGGTTTATTCTGAATACCTAAGACTAAAATAA
- a CDS encoding glycoside hydrolase family 88/105 protein, whose amino-acid sequence MKNQSIELFIKKLMNDTKDPGKPAWNMEVLRAGKENRWNYIDGCMLTSLIALYEETKNKEYLDFVISYVDHYVNEDGVILGYDPTHYSTDDLSESRILFDLYKYTKNEKYLKAIELSYSQIANHPRTNAGNFWHKKIYHDQVWLDGLYMIQPFYTRYNTQFNKKEDYKDTLNQFKNVRALMFDEDKKLYYHAYDESKSLFWANKKTGLSKHFWLRAIGWYAASLADVAYYMEDSEGKKYLASLLKETIDGLLQYQDPKTKMFYQIVDLGTREKNYLESSGSALIAYAILKATNNNLLDASYKQIGLDIFNGICTNFLTDTNGDLNLENICLVAGVGPESNPRRDGSYEYYMSEPIVKNDAKGVGPLIMAYSEVIKA is encoded by the coding sequence GTGAAGAATCAATCAATTGAACTTTTTATAAAAAAATTAATGAATGATACTAAAGATCCAGGCAAACCAGCTTGGAACATGGAAGTTTTAAGAGCTGGAAAAGAAAACAGATGGAACTATATCGATGGTTGTATGTTAACCTCTCTTATTGCATTATATGAAGAAACAAAAAATAAAGAATATCTAGACTTTGTTATCAGTTATGTTGATCATTATGTAAATGAAGATGGCGTTATTTTAGGTTATGACCCTACTCACTACAGTACAGATGATTTATCTGAAAGTAGAATTTTATTTGATTTATATAAGTATACTAAAAATGAAAAATATTTAAAGGCTATTGAGTTATCATATAGTCAAATTGCTAATCATCCTAGAACCAATGCTGGCAACTTCTGGCATAAAAAGATTTATCATGACCAAGTGTGGTTAGATGGTCTTTACATGATTCAACCGTTTTATACTAGATATAATACTCAATTTAATAAAAAAGAAGATTATAAAGATACCCTTAATCAGTTTAAGAATGTTAGAGCACTTATGTTTGATGAAGATAAAAAACTTTATTATCATGCATATGATGAATCTAAATCTCTATTTTGGGCTAACAAAAAAACTGGTTTATCTAAACACTTCTGGTTACGTGCAATCGGTTGGTATGCAGCAAGCTTAGCTGATGTTGCTTATTATATGGAAGATAGCGAAGGTAAAAAATATCTTGCATCTTTATTAAAAGAAACCATTGATGGCTTATTACAATACCAAGATCCTAAGACTAAAATGTTTTATCAAATCGTTGATTTAGGAACAAGAGAAAAAAATTATTTAGAATCTAGTGGTAGTGCTTTAATTGCATATGCTATTTTAAAAGCTACTAACAATAATTTATTAGACGCTTCTTATAAACAAATTGGTTTAGATATCTTTAATGGTATTTGCACTAACTTTTTAACAGATACAAATGGTGATTTAAATTTAGAAAATATTTGTCTTGTTGCCGGGGTTGGACCTGAATCTAATCCAAGACGAGATGGTTCTTATGAATACTATATGTCAGAACCAATTGTTAAAAACGATGCTAAAGGTGTAGGTCCACTGATTATGGCTTATTCTGAGGTTATTAAAGCTTAA
- a CDS encoding DUF896 domain-containing protein has translation MKTLGIHHISLISRHGQEIIDFYSGFLGLKLVKKTLNYENNQQYHLYFGTDSAEVGSLLTFFPHPLAKQGLKGDGQVRTITLAIPKNSFSFWENRLRKFEIEYAYTRRFKQTYLSFNDLDNIEIELTETDLGNPNLYEFNGVTKEVAIKGIYGVILNAGNPESENMLKELGYQKTDESSLFDRFKVNDQLGGLVDLYKIREELGIQSIGTVHHIAYAVNDDEINLWHEKLIKEGFKVTEVKDRKYFKSIYFKEQSGITYELATQTPGMLIDESIDQLGKNFIIPEQFTNLDKNQLNQLMPLFIKENQKLTKYDYIDKKSFDEINRHKVVLQEINKLARIAKERELTPDEFKLRKELREEYVSSITRGVRNMIEKVQVVDKDGNVENSFVKKEKEVN, from the coding sequence ATGAAAACATTAGGAATACATCATATTTCATTAATATCAAGACATGGACAAGAAATAATTGATTTTTATTCAGGATTTTTAGGTCTAAAATTAGTTAAAAAAACGCTCAATTATGAAAATAATCAACAATATCATTTATACTTTGGAACAGACAGTGCAGAAGTAGGAAGCCTATTAACATTTTTCCCACACCCATTAGCTAAGCAAGGATTAAAAGGAGATGGACAAGTAAGAACAATTACTCTGGCAATTCCTAAAAACAGTTTTTCCTTTTGGGAAAATAGACTTAGAAAATTTGAAATTGAATACGCATATACTAGAAGATTTAAGCAAACATATTTAAGTTTTAATGATTTAGATAACATTGAAATTGAATTAACAGAAACTGATTTGGGAAATCCCAACTTATATGAATTTAATGGTGTTACAAAAGAAGTTGCTATAAAAGGTATTTATGGAGTCATCTTAAATGCTGGTAATCCTGAAAGTGAAAATATGCTTAAAGAATTAGGATATCAAAAAACAGATGAATCTAGTTTATTTGATAGATTTAAAGTAAATGACCAATTAGGTGGTTTAGTTGATCTTTATAAAATAAGAGAAGAACTAGGGATTCAATCTATTGGAACTGTTCATCATATTGCTTATGCTGTTAATGACGATGAAATAAATCTTTGGCATGAAAAACTGATCAAAGAGGGCTTTAAAGTAACAGAGGTTAAAGATAGAAAATATTTCAAATCTATTTATTTTAAAGAACAATCTGGTATTACATATGAATTAGCCACCCAAACACCAGGAATGTTAATAGATGAAAGTATTGACCAGTTAGGTAAAAATTTTATTATTCCAGAACAATTTACTAATTTAGATAAAAATCAATTGAATCAACTCATGCCTTTATTTATAAAAGAAAACCAAAAATTAACAAAATATGATTATATAGATAAAAAGAGTTTTGATGAGATAAATAGACATAAAGTAGTATTGCAAGAAATTAACAAACTTGCAAGAATTGCAAAAGAGCGAGAATTAACTCCAGATGAATTTAAGTTAAGAAAAGAATTAAGAGAAGAATATGTATCATCTATTACAAGAGGCGTTAGAAATATGATTGAAAAGGTTCAAGTAGTAGACAAAGACGGCAATGTAGAAAATAGTTTTGTAAAAAAAGAAAAGGAAGTTAACTAA
- a CDS encoding ring-cleaving dioxygenase, with product MKILKGIHHVTAITSSAEKIYEFFTYTLGLRLVKKTINQDDINTYHLFFADDKGSAGTDMTFFDFQGISKAKFGTNEISRTGFRVPNDKALEYWLKRFNHYNVKHTEIKTLFGKKVIYFNDFDDQRYILFSDENNTGIESGTPWLNGPVPNEFAITGLGPIFLTVSNFDTMDLMLSKILGMTKKETEGQFTLYEMGTGGNGASVIVEKNLILPNAVQGFGGVHHVAFRVEDRSELEYWQKKFAEFRAPNSGLVDRFYFESLYTRLYPNILFELATEGPGFIDDQEPYETLGEMLALPPRFRDRRDYVESVVRPINTKRSDKTFKKEYF from the coding sequence ATGAAAATATTAAAAGGAATACACCACGTGACAGCAATCACTAGTAGTGCAGAAAAAATTTATGAATTTTTCACTTACACACTAGGATTAAGATTAGTAAAAAAAACAATTAATCAAGATGACATCAATACCTATCACTTATTTTTTGCAGATGATAAAGGTAGTGCAGGAACAGATATGACATTCTTTGATTTCCAAGGAATTTCAAAAGCTAAATTTGGGACTAATGAAATTTCAAGAACAGGATTTAGAGTACCAAACGATAAAGCATTAGAATATTGGTTAAAAAGATTTAATCATTATAATGTAAAACATACAGAAATTAAAACATTGTTTGGTAAAAAAGTCATTTATTTTAATGATTTTGATGATCAAAGATATATATTATTTTCAGATGAAAACAATACTGGTATTGAAAGCGGAACACCATGGCTAAATGGACCTGTTCCTAATGAATTTGCGATTACAGGACTAGGACCTATCTTTCTAACAGTTTCTAATTTTGATACGATGGATTTAATGTTAAGTAAAATTCTAGGAATGACAAAAAAAGAAACAGAAGGTCAATTCACATTATACGAAATGGGAACTGGCGGTAATGGAGCAAGTGTAATTGTTGAGAAAAATCTTATTTTACCAAATGCAGTCCAAGGATTTGGTGGTGTGCATCACGTTGCCTTTAGAGTAGAAGATAGAAGTGAATTAGAATACTGGCAAAAGAAATTTGCAGAATTTAGAGCACCCAACTCTGGCTTAGTAGATAGATTTTACTTTGAATCACTTTATACAAGACTATACCCTAATATTTTATTTGAATTAGCAACCGAGGGACCTGGCTTTATTGATGATCAAGAACCTTATGAAACACTAGGAGAAATGTTAGCATTACCTCCTAGATTCAGAGATAGACGAGATTATGTTGAAAGTGTTGTAAGACCTATTAATACCAAGCGTAGTGATAAAACATTTAAAAAGGAGTATTTCTAA
- a CDS encoding MarR family winged helix-turn-helix transcriptional regulator — translation MPSHLITVLFKATKKLEEKIKEDTMQHGLNLSEFGVLEALYTKERLYVNELCQKILVPNSSMTYTLDKLTKLNLIERKRDEVDKRSYKVQLTIEGHRKMKEILKEHYIFLDTLTETLTKDEQENLRELLKKIGYANEL, via the coding sequence ATGCCCTCTCATTTAATCACAGTTCTTTTTAAGGCAACAAAAAAACTTGAAGAAAAGATAAAAGAAGATACCATGCAACATGGACTTAATTTATCTGAATTTGGAGTTTTAGAAGCACTTTATACGAAAGAGCGACTCTATGTTAATGAACTATGCCAAAAAATTTTAGTCCCTAATAGCAGTATGACATATACATTAGATAAACTAACTAAACTCAATTTAATTGAAAGAAAAAGAGATGAAGTTGATAAAAGAAGTTATAAGGTTCAATTAACAATCGAAGGACATAGAAAAATGAAAGAAATATTAAAAGAACATTATATTTTTCTAGATACACTCACTGAAACATTAACAAAAGACGAACAAGAAAATTTAAGAGAATTACTTAAAAAAATAGGATATGCAAATGAACTATAA
- a CDS encoding alpha/beta hydrolase, giving the protein MNYKIKKGTNEKVFIMFHGTGGDADSLLPISNHLDANATYIGLEGNVLEYGARRFFKRSAVGVYDYANLLDETHIVSETIDRIILEHQLSDKKIYLIGYSNGANMIQSLLKVYPNKYTYMILLHPSLLKDESMPELSQTNIFLSTSYDDPYSTKEEINQLINHLKNANSNLTIQMTDQGHSITQKEVTELKKWYEKH; this is encoded by the coding sequence ATGAACTATAAAATAAAAAAGGGAACCAATGAAAAAGTATTTATAATGTTTCATGGTACTGGTGGAGATGCAGATAGTCTACTACCAATATCAAATCATCTTGATGCTAATGCAACCTACATTGGATTAGAAGGTAATGTCTTAGAATATGGGGCAAGACGCTTTTTTAAACGAAGTGCGGTTGGTGTTTATGACTATGCTAACCTTTTAGATGAAACACATATTGTCTCAGAAACAATTGATAGGATTATCTTAGAACATCAATTAAGTGACAAAAAAATCTATTTAATAGGATACTCTAATGGAGCAAATATGATTCAAAGTTTATTAAAAGTGTATCCTAATAAGTATACTTATATGATACTATTACATCCTAGTTTATTAAAAGATGAGTCTATGCCTGAACTCAGCCAAACCAACATTTTTTTATCAACATCTTACGACGATCCTTATTCAACTAAAGAAGAAATCAATCAATTAATAAACCATTTAAAAAACGCTAATAGCAACTTAACTATACAGATGACTGATCAAGGACATAGTATCACACAAAAAGAAGTTACTGAACTTAAGAAATGGTATGAAAAGCACTAA
- a CDS encoding CPBP family glutamic-type intramembrane protease codes for MKNEFSCGSVVYKLENGIYKFLLIKHKNGGHISFPKGHMENDETEIVTVKREVYEETGILIKIDETKYKDISYSPKEGIMKKVTFFLSEAVTSDSKNQEEEVSEIYWEKSDKVLDMLTYETDSEIFLELTKDLKKSKTKSILELIGIMLFTIILVGLTDFLNWCYWYKAAFKLIMFLGIPYAYLKVRVLDIKKIFRLDKKNTYISIVLGIVVYGFVLGGYFVIRNWMDFSTIPEALEKNLGITESNFMTVFFYIPIVNALLEELFFRGFLQEGFKKFFKTKYAIIISAFIFSIYHLAIIGTWVSVWPILAALASLMIVGMVFGYITEKTKSILPTYMIHLFANLAINTAALFILHII; via the coding sequence ATGAAAAATGAATTTTCTTGTGGCAGTGTTGTTTATAAACTAGAAAATGGAATATATAAATTTCTTTTAATAAAACATAAAAATGGTGGACATATTAGTTTTCCAAAAGGTCATATGGAAAACGATGAAACTGAAATTGTAACAGTCAAAAGAGAAGTTTATGAAGAAACAGGCATTTTAATTAAAATAGATGAAACTAAGTATAAAGATATATCATATAGTCCTAAAGAAGGCATCATGAAAAAAGTTACTTTTTTTCTTTCTGAAGCTGTAACAAGTGATTCTAAAAATCAGGAAGAAGAAGTTTCAGAAATATATTGGGAAAAAAGTGATAAAGTTTTAGACATGCTGACCTATGAGACGGATAGTGAAATCTTTTTAGAATTAACAAAAGATTTGAAAAAAAGTAAAACAAAAAGTATCCTTGAATTAATAGGTATCATGCTTTTTACAATTATTTTAGTAGGACTAACAGATTTTCTAAACTGGTGTTACTGGTATAAAGCAGCCTTTAAACTAATTATGTTTTTAGGAATACCTTATGCATATTTAAAAGTTAGAGTCTTGGATATTAAAAAAATATTTAGATTAGATAAGAAAAATACATATATTTCGATTGTCTTAGGTATAGTAGTTTACGGGTTTGTATTAGGTGGGTATTTTGTCATAAGAAACTGGATGGACTTTTCTACTATTCCGGAGGCTTTAGAAAAGAATCTAGGTATTACAGAAAGTAATTTTATGACAGTATTTTTCTATATACCTATTGTCAATGCACTTCTTGAAGAACTATTTTTTAGAGGGTTTTTACAAGAAGGATTTAAAAAGTTTTTCAAAACTAAATATGCCATTATCATATCAGCATTTATATTCAGTATTTACCATTTAGCAATTATAGGAACATGGGTAAGTGTTTGGCCTATTTTGGCTGCATTAGCTAGTCTAATGATAGTTGGAATGGTTTTTGGATATATCACTGAAAAAACGAAAAGTATTTTACCAACCTATATGATTCACTTATTTGCTAACTTAGCAATTAATACTGCAGCATTGTTCATTTTACATATTATTTAA
- a CDS encoding rhamnogalacturonan acetylesterase, with product MKIFITGDSTAAKKELNKRPETGWGEKLYKYLNEPIEIINVAQNGRSTKSFLNENRLSDIIPLFEKGDYLFIQFGHNDGKIKDPARFTEPFGEYQENLKIFINSAREKGVIPVIFSSVSRRKFLEDGSLDPKAVEDYPQAALELAKKENVVSLDLFTATQKLYTYLGEDLSRKLFVQLKPTDSKNYPEGKEDNTHFCDLGAKMIASLVSESILNSSLEFKNKIDSTKILTQKEIKEELEKKYLYE from the coding sequence ATGAAAATATTTATAACAGGAGATTCAACAGCAGCAAAAAAAGAATTAAATAAAAGACCAGAAACTGGATGGGGAGAAAAACTCTACAAGTATTTAAATGAGCCTATTGAAATTATTAATGTAGCACAAAATGGAAGAAGCACAAAGTCATTTTTAAATGAAAATAGATTAAGTGATATTATTCCTTTATTTGAAAAAGGTGATTATTTATTTATTCAATTTGGACATAACGATGGAAAAATTAAAGATCCTGCCAGATTCACTGAACCTTTCGGTGAATATCAAGAAAATCTAAAAATATTTATTAATAGTGCTAGAGAAAAAGGTGTGATACCTGTTATTTTCAGTTCTGTAAGTAGAAGAAAGTTTTTAGAAGATGGAAGTTTAGATCCAAAAGCAGTTGAAGATTATCCTCAAGCTGCTTTAGAATTAGCTAAAAAAGAAAATGTTGTTTCTCTAGATTTATTTACAGCAACCCAAAAACTGTATACATACTTAGGAGAAGATTTATCAAGAAAATTATTTGTTCAATTAAAACCTACAGATAGTAAAAACTATCCTGAAGGTAAAGAAGATAATACACATTTTTGTGACTTAGGTGCTAAGATGATCGCAAGTTTAGTATCAGAAAGTATTTTAAATTCTTCATTAGAATTTAAAAATAAAATTGATTCAACTAAGATTTTAACTCAAAAAGAAATTAAAGAAGAATTAGAAAAGAAATATTTATATGAATAA
- the rlmD gene encoding 23S rRNA (uracil(1939)-C(5))-methyltransferase RlmD → MNKIVVQFDDSSFDMHKSSPFENMPYKKQLEVKDEYLKQLFKEVNYDLSQHHIVENPSPEFYRHKVILSAVNIKKNNKFELKLGLFIEGSKQIDPKINHHIQDKEINDALIKIEKILLKYKIRAHNRFEPKGTLKHVLMRKSASTGKMLLVLVTQSTLLPNHKLIVKDIISECPNIMTVVQNIQDRETPVVLGDKDKILYGKGYIYDEIDGIEFRIHYKSFYQVNPYQMKNLYHYALEQANLNKNDMVVDTYSGIGTITLLASVKAKQVIGIEVNQNAVLDAKFNQVLNNIENVEFICDDVERSLVNIKQIDTLIMDPSRDGASRNFLETVLRIKPKKIVYISCDPKTQIRDLKSLLNDYEIKSVQGFDMFSYTAHVENVVLLSLK, encoded by the coding sequence ATGAATAAAATAGTAGTTCAATTTGATGATTCAAGTTTTGATATGCATAAATCAAGTCCTTTTGAGAATATGCCTTATAAAAAACAATTAGAAGTCAAAGATGAGTATTTAAAACAATTATTTAAAGAAGTTAACTATGATCTGAGCCAACATCATATTGTAGAAAATCCATCACCTGAATTTTATAGACATAAAGTTATATTGTCAGCGGTTAATATTAAAAAAAATAATAAGTTTGAATTAAAACTAGGTTTATTTATTGAAGGAAGTAAACAAATAGATCCTAAAATTAACCATCATATTCAAGATAAAGAGATTAATGATGCTTTAATAAAAATAGAAAAAATATTACTAAAATATAAAATTAGAGCACATAATAGATTTGAACCTAAAGGTACTTTAAAACATGTACTTATGAGAAAATCAGCAAGTACTGGAAAAATGTTATTAGTTTTAGTTACACAATCTACGTTACTGCCTAACCATAAATTAATTGTAAAAGACATTATTAGCGAATGTCCTAATATCATGACAGTGGTTCAAAATATTCAAGATAGAGAAACTCCAGTAGTTCTAGGTGATAAGGATAAGATTCTATACGGAAAAGGCTATATTTATGATGAAATTGATGGCATAGAATTTAGAATACACTATAAATCATTTTATCAAGTGAATCCATACCAAATGAAAAATCTATATCACTATGCATTAGAACAAGCAAATCTTAATAAAAATGATATGGTTGTTGATACATACAGTGGAATAGGCACAATCACTTTATTAGCTTCTGTTAAAGCTAAACAAGTCATTGGTATTGAAGTGAACCAAAATGCTGTTTTAGATGCTAAATTTAATCAAGTTTTAAATAATATTGAAAATGTTGAATTTATTTGTGATGATGTAGAAAGAAGCCTTGTTAATATCAAACAAATTGATACATTAATTATGGACCCTTCAAGGGATGGGGCAAGTAGAAATTTCTTAGAAACTGTTCTTAGGATTAAACCTAAAAAAATTGTATATATATCTTGTGATCCAAAAACACAGATTAGAGATTTAAAGAGTTTATTAAACGACTATGAAATTAAGAGTGTACAAGGATTTGATATGTTCTCGTATACCGCACATGTGGAGAATGTAGTATTGCTTTCCTTGAAATAG